One Spea bombifrons isolate aSpeBom1 chromosome 1, aSpeBom1.2.pri, whole genome shotgun sequence DNA window includes the following coding sequences:
- the MFAP3L gene encoding microfibrillar-associated protein 3-like isoform X2 produces the protein MADIDNFWLLPLLVVFLVTVAHSEDLVNITSNHTEMGLESLPVITSRVDHIIVKEGSSVVIDCNVEGSPGPRFQWYHSNQHLLKEENGRWWILDSGLLNITSVTFDDRGKYTCVATNAHGSVNNTVTLRVVFTSGDMGIYYMIVCLVAFTIVMVLNITRLCMMSSHLKKTEKAINEFFRTEGAEKLQKAFEIAKRIPIITSAKTLELAKVTQFKTMEFARYIEELARSVPLPPLIMNCRTIMEEIMEVVGMEEQSHIFVGQGAVAGQDVCDGEDVFTIRNGIQRSDSPTADSDASSLHEPPRQIAITVSVHPLVSKPCLDTESQDSIHSNLTEEAPPTAHQQIAESSESLSDGPAACVIYESHV, from the exons ATGGCAGACATTGATAACTTCTGGTTGCTACCGCTACTGGTAGTTTTCCTGGTCACCGTGGCGCATTCAGAAGACCTTGTGAACATCACCTCAAACCACACAGAAATGGGGTTGGAGTCTTTGCCTGTGATCACTTCAAGAGTAGATCATATCATTGTCAAGGAGGGGAGCAGCGTGGTAATCGATTGCAATGTTGAAGGAAGCCCAGGTCCTCGCTTTCAATGGTACCATTCTAATCAACATTTACTCAAAGAGGAAAACG GAAGATGGTGGATTCTGGACAGTGGGCTTTTAAATATCACCAGTGTAACATTCGACGACCGAGGTAAATACACTTGTGTTGCTACAAATGCCCATGGTAGCGTGAATAACACGGTCACACTGAGGGTAGTTTTTACTTCCGGGGATATGGGCATCTACTATATGATTGTCTGCCTTGTGGCATTTACCATTGTGATGGTGCTGAACATTACTAGGCTGTGCATGATGAGCAGCCACCTAAAGAAGACGGAGAAGGCAATAAATGAGTTCTTCCGGACAGAAGGTGCAGAGAAATTGCAGAAAGCCTTTGAAATTGCAAAGCGAATCCCTATCATTACTTCTGCTAAGACACTTGAGCTTGCTAAAGTAACTCAGTTTAAAACAATGGAGTTTGCCAGATATATTGAGGAGCTGGCCAGGAGTGTTCCCTTACCTCCGCTTATAATGAACTGCAGAACTATAATGGAGGAGATAATGGAGGTGGTTGGCATGGAAGAACAAAGTCATATATTTGTAGGACAAGGAGCAGTTGCCGGACAGGATGTTTGTGATGGAGAAGATGTTTTTACTATCCGTAACGGTATACAGAGGAGCGATTCCCCAACAGCGGATTCAGATGCGTCTTCTCTTCATGAGCCTCCTCGGCAGATAGCAATAACAGTTTCTGTCCACCCACTGGTATCAAAACCATGTTTGGACACGGAATCCCAGGACAGCATACATTCGAACCTAACGGAAGAAGCGCCACCAACAGCCCACCAACAAATTGCTGAGAGCAGCGAGTCTTTGTCCGATGGTCCAGCTGCTTGCGTCATTTATGAAAGCCATGTTTAA
- the MFAP3L gene encoding microfibrillar-associated protein 3-like isoform X1 gives MADIDNFWLLPLLVVFLVTVAHSEDLVNITSNHTEMGLESLPVITSRVDHIIVKEGSSVVIDCNVEGSPGPRFQWYHSNQHLLKEENAGRWWILDSGLLNITSVTFDDRGKYTCVATNAHGSVNNTVTLRVVFTSGDMGIYYMIVCLVAFTIVMVLNITRLCMMSSHLKKTEKAINEFFRTEGAEKLQKAFEIAKRIPIITSAKTLELAKVTQFKTMEFARYIEELARSVPLPPLIMNCRTIMEEIMEVVGMEEQSHIFVGQGAVAGQDVCDGEDVFTIRNGIQRSDSPTADSDASSLHEPPRQIAITVSVHPLVSKPCLDTESQDSIHSNLTEEAPPTAHQQIAESSESLSDGPAACVIYESHV, from the exons ATGGCAGACATTGATAACTTCTGGTTGCTACCGCTACTGGTAGTTTTCCTGGTCACCGTGGCGCATTCAGAAGACCTTGTGAACATCACCTCAAACCACACAGAAATGGGGTTGGAGTCTTTGCCTGTGATCACTTCAAGAGTAGATCATATCATTGTCAAGGAGGGGAGCAGCGTGGTAATCGATTGCAATGTTGAAGGAAGCCCAGGTCCTCGCTTTCAATGGTACCATTCTAATCAACATTTACTCAAAGAGGAAAACG CAGGAAGATGGTGGATTCTGGACAGTGGGCTTTTAAATATCACCAGTGTAACATTCGACGACCGAGGTAAATACACTTGTGTTGCTACAAATGCCCATGGTAGCGTGAATAACACGGTCACACTGAGGGTAGTTTTTACTTCCGGGGATATGGGCATCTACTATATGATTGTCTGCCTTGTGGCATTTACCATTGTGATGGTGCTGAACATTACTAGGCTGTGCATGATGAGCAGCCACCTAAAGAAGACGGAGAAGGCAATAAATGAGTTCTTCCGGACAGAAGGTGCAGAGAAATTGCAGAAAGCCTTTGAAATTGCAAAGCGAATCCCTATCATTACTTCTGCTAAGACACTTGAGCTTGCTAAAGTAACTCAGTTTAAAACAATGGAGTTTGCCAGATATATTGAGGAGCTGGCCAGGAGTGTTCCCTTACCTCCGCTTATAATGAACTGCAGAACTATAATGGAGGAGATAATGGAGGTGGTTGGCATGGAAGAACAAAGTCATATATTTGTAGGACAAGGAGCAGTTGCCGGACAGGATGTTTGTGATGGAGAAGATGTTTTTACTATCCGTAACGGTATACAGAGGAGCGATTCCCCAACAGCGGATTCAGATGCGTCTTCTCTTCATGAGCCTCCTCGGCAGATAGCAATAACAGTTTCTGTCCACCCACTGGTATCAAAACCATGTTTGGACACGGAATCCCAGGACAGCATACATTCGAACCTAACGGAAGAAGCGCCACCAACAGCCCACCAACAAATTGCTGAGAGCAGCGAGTCTTTGTCCGATGGTCCAGCTGCTTGCGTCATTTATGAAAGCCATGTTTAA